From Drosophila yakuba strain Tai18E2 chromosome 2L, Prin_Dyak_Tai18E2_2.1, whole genome shotgun sequence, one genomic window encodes:
- the LOC6528544 gene encoding PDZ domain-containing protein GIPC3, whose product MPLFTRKSPKQGPTTDGGSQFGSRSSMNSGSSQGSHISNNNNNSIPEKTKPPLVFHCQLAHGSPTGLIHDFSSVRELYQKIAECFDISEKDILFCTLNSHKVDMTRLLGGQIGLDDFIFAHRKGRPKEIEIVKSQDALGLTITDNGAGYAFIKRIKEDSIIDRIEHICVGDHIEKLNGQNMVGKRHYEVARMLKDIATGETFTLRLVEPVRSGFQGIGPRSQSRASGSAGGKNYGSGKETLRFKANGNAQIEPQFDEATVAGIEAINNLLESFMGINDTELASQIWDLGDQKSNSMDFAEAIDNSDLESFGFTDDFIIELWGAITDARRKSTTSPK is encoded by the coding sequence ATGCCGCTCTTCACGAGAAAATCACCAAAACAAGGACCCACCACGGATGGGGGCTCCCAGTTCGGCAGTCGCTCCTCCATGAACTCCGGATCCTCCCAGGGCAGCCACattagcaataacaacaacaatagcatTCCGGAGAAAACAAAGCCCCCGCTGGTCTTCCACTGCCAACTGGCCCACGGCAGTCCCACCGGTCTTATCCACGACTTCTCCAGCGTTCGAGAGCTGTACCAGAAGATTGCCGAATGCTTCGACATATCCGAGAAGGACATTCTCTTCTGCACCCTCAACTCGCACAAGGTGGACATGACGCGTCTGCTGGGCGGGCAGATCGGGCTGGACGACTTCATCTTCGCCCATCGCAAGGGTCGACCCAAGGAGATTGAGATTGTGAAGTCGCAGGATGCCCTCGGGCTCACAATTACCGACAATGGAGCCGGCTACGCCTTCATAAAGCGCATCAAAGAGGACTCGATCATCGACCGCATCGAGCACATCTGCGTGGGCGATCATATCGAGAAGCTCAACGGCCAGAACATGGTGGGCAAGCGGCACTACGAGGTGGCGCGCATGCTGAAGGACATAGCCACCGGTGAGACCTTCACACTGCGGCTGGTGGAGCCAGTACGGAGCGGATTCCAGGGCATCGGACCGCGCAGCCAGTCAAGGGCGTCGGGTTCGGCCGGAGGAAAGAACTACGGCAGCGGCAAGGAGACGCTGCGGTTCAAGGCCAATGGCAATGCCCAGATCGAGCCACAGTTCGATGAGGCGACTGTGGCTGGCATCGAGGCCATTAATAACCTGCTGGAGTCCTTCATGGGCATTAACGACACGGAGCTGGCGTCCCAGATCTGGGACTTGGGCGACCAAAAGTCCAACTCGATGGACTTCGCCGAGGCCATCGACAACTCGGACCTGGAGTCGTTCGGTTTCACGGATGACTTCATCATCGAGCTGTGGGGTGCCATAACGGATGCCCGCCGCAAATCCACGACCAGTCCCAAGTAA
- the LOC6528546 gene encoding glycoprotein-N-acetylgalactosamine 3-beta-galactosyltransferase 1, producing the protein MTSASLLSRSLLTEAPRSKNRSVFTLIVGVVVGYCLAQLFSSIAPSQSLYPYLSRRLSQPSDSQVATQGQLAQEHSAFQHDHRNDNVTVAEQLKKEVRILCWVMTNPTNHKKKARHVKRTWGKRCNILLFMSSAADEELPTVKLDVGEGRENLWAKVKEAFKYVYHHHYNDADFFYKADDDTYAIMENMRYMLYPYNPETPVHFGFKFKPFVKQGYMSGGAGYVLSREALRRFVVEGIPNPKMCLPGTVVNEDIEIGRCMENLNVTAGDSRDEIGRGRMFPFIPEHHLIPAKWDKNYWYWNYLYYKTDDGLDCCSDLAISFHYVAPNSFYVLDYLIYHLKPYGLQRSLEPLPARLKVGQLLPPPVERPLASNEDSADDYDRIYTTTTEKPKEPDAREMDSKEVEKEEAKYREKLSKEADEHEDSRNTDKDSEYTEEETNKRSKSKETSDEN; encoded by the exons ATGACGAGTGCAAGTCTTTTGTCACGTTCTCTGCTTACAGAAG CTCCGCGCTCCAAGAATCGCTCGGTGTTCACCTTGATTGTGGGCGTGGTGGTCGGTTACTGCCTGGCCCAGCTTTTCTCCAGTATTGCCCCGAGCCAGAGCCTGTATCCCTATCTCAGTAGACGCCTTAGCCAGCCCAGCGACTCCCAGGTGGCCACCCAGGGTCAGTTGGCACAGGAGCATAGCGCCTTCCAGCATGATCATCGCAACGACAACGTCACCGTGGCCGAGCAGCTGAAGAAGGAGGTACGCATCCTCTGCTGGGTGATGACGAATCCCACAAACCACAAGAAGAAAGCTCGCCATGTGAAGCGAACTTGGGGCAAGAGGTGCAACATCCTGCTCTTCATGAGTTCCGCCGCCGATGAGGAACTGCCTACCGTGAAGCTCGATGTGGGCGAGGGCCGGGAGAATCTGTGGGCCAAGGTCAAGGAGGCGTTTAAGTACGTCTATCATCACCACTACAATGACGCCGACTTCTTCTACAAGGCCGATGACGACACATATGCCATAATGGAGAATATGCGGTATATGCTATATCCGTACAATCCCGAAACACCCGTGCACTTCGGATTCAAGTTCAAGCCTTTCGTGAAACAGGGCTACATGTCCGGCGGAGCGGGTTACGTACTCAGTAGGGAGGCACTGCGTCGGTTCGTGGTCGAGGGCATTCCGAATCCCAAGATGTGCCTGCCGGGCACGGTGGTCAATGAGGACATCGAAATCGGGCGATGCATGGAGAACCTGAACGTTACCGCCGGCGATTCCAGGGACGAAATCGGTCGTGGTCGAATGTTTCCCTTCATACCAGAGCATCACTTGATCCCAGCCAAGTGGGACAAGAACTATTGGTACTGGAACTACCTTTACTACAAGACGGATGACGGTCTCGACTGCTGCTCGGACTTGGCCATTTCCTTTCACTACGTTGCTCCGAATTCCTTCTATGTTCTGGACTACCTCATCTATCATTTGAAACCCTACGGTTTACAGCGTTCCCTAGAACCTCTGCCCGCCAGACTCAAAGTGGGTCAGCTGCTACCGCCTCCCGTGGAGCGTCCCCTGGCCAGTAACGAGGATTCCGCCGATGATTACGACAGGATCTACACGACCACGACTGAGAAGCCAAAGGAGCCCGATGCCCGGGAAATGGACTCCAAGGAAGTGGAAAAGGAGGAGGCCAAATACAGGGAAAAGCTTTCAAAGGAGGCCGATGAGCACGAGGACTCGCGAAATACTGACAAGGACTCGGAGTACACTGAAGAGGAAACGAATAAGCGTTCCAAGTCCAAGGAAACATCGGATGAAAATTAA